Genomic window (Fundidesulfovibrio terrae):
CGCATGAAGGCCAGGGGGGCCACCTCGATGACGCCCTCGGCGAGCATTTCGGTCACGCGCTGGAAGTCCAGCATGTCGTGCAGGGCATCGTAGAGGGGGCGCAGGTAGGGATTGACCTTCTCCATGAGGTCGCCGGGCAGAAAGCCCAGCTTCTCGCCAGCCTCCACTGCGGGGCGGGTCAGCACCAGGCGTTTCACTCTCCGGGCCAGCAGGTCGGCCACGGCCATGGCCACGGCCAGATAGGTCTTGCCGGTACCGGCCGGCCCCACGCCGAAAACCAAGTCGCTGGCCCGGATGGCCCCCAGGTAGTCGCGCTGGGTGGCGGTGCGGGGGGTGATGGTCTTCTTAGGCGAGACGATGAAGGATTTTTCCTCGAAGAGCTTGCACAGCCCCGAGCCGGGAGCCTTGGCCAGGTGCGCCAGGGCCGGTTCGATGTCGCGCGGGGAGACCGGGACCCCCCTCTTGAGCATGCCATACAGCGAGACCATGGCCTCGGCCACCTGGTCCAGCACCTCGATCGATTCGCCGCGCAGGGTCAGCACGGAGCCGCGCGAATCGGCGCGCACGCCGGTCTTTTCGGCCACGAAGGCCAGGTTGGCGTTGTGGACCCCGAAGAGATCCCGGGCCAGGCCGGCGTCGTCGAATTCGAGTCTGCGTTCCAGACAGGTATTTTTTGCCATCCGATGGTGCTCAGTGGAGCTTCACGTCCAGGCCCAGCACGCCGAGCACCTTGCCGTTGCCGTCCTCGATGGGCCGGCTGACGGTGATGCACGGCTCCTGGGAAGCCGAGGAGACGTAAACCTCCGAAATAAAGATATCCTTGCTCTTCATGGCCCCGGTGAACCAGGGGCGCGAACTCCAGTCCTTGCCGAATCCCGTGCCGTCGTACTGGGCGGCGAAACCGGCCTGGGGGATGTTGCTCACCACCTGGCGTCCGTCGGTTCCGGTGATGTAGGCCAGCTCCAGGTACGCGTTCTGCGCCATGGCCTGCTTGAGCCCGGACTCCATGCGCTGGCGGTCCATGGAGGCCAGGTCGGCGGAGCGGGCCATGGTCTCGATGAGCTCCTGCACGGTCCCCTGCCCGAGCAGGGTAAACACGCAGTTCAAATTGGCAAGCGCGCGCACCTGCTCGATGAGCGTATCGAGTCCTTGCTCGCATCGGGTCATGCCGTCAAGGGTGTCGGAGGAGGTTTCGCTCACGGTGTTCACGGTTCGCCCGATGTGGGTGCTGGCGGCGGACTGCTGTTCGGCGGCCGTGGCGATGGAGCGCACCTGGTCGGCCGTGGCCTCCACGATGGAGACGATCTCGCCCAGAGCCTCGCCGGACTGGCGGGCCTGTCCCGTGGCCATCTCCACCTCGGAGGCGGCGTGCTCCATTCCCGTGACCGCCCCGCGCGCCCCTGTCTGGATGGCGTCGATCACCTCGCCCACCTCGCGGGTGGCGGCCATGGTCTTCTCGGCCAGTTTTCGCACCTCGTCGGCCACCACCGCGAACCCGCGTCCGGCCTCACCGGCGCGGGCGGCCTCGATGGCAGCGTTCAAGGCCAGCAGGTTGGTCTGGTCGGCGATGTCGGAAATGACGGTCATGATGCGTCCGATGGACTGCGCCCGTCCGCCCAGTTCCTCCACCACTCCCTTGAGTTCCATGGTGCGGTTGTAGGCCCCGGTGATGGAGGAAAGCACCCCTTCCACCACCCGCGCGCCGTGCTCGGCCCGATCGCGGGCGCGCTCGGCCAGCTCGGCCGCGCCGGAGGCGTTGCGGGCGGCCTCCATGACGGCCTGGTCCAGCTGCTCCACGGCGGCGGCGGCCTGGATGACCATCTCGGCCTGGCCGCGCGCGCCGCTGGCCGTCTTGTCCACTTCGGAAGAAAGGCGTCCGGCCACGTCCTGGATTTCGCCCACAACCTTCCTAAGGGTGCCGGAGGCGCCGGCCATGCCCTGGCGACGCGAGTTCTCGGCGCGCAGCCTGGCCTCGGCGGCCTGGTCCATGGCCAGCCTGCACTGTCCGGCGCTATCGATGGCCTGGGCCTCATGCTCGGCGGCCTTCTCGAAAAGCTCGCGCACCTTGCCGAGCAGGGTGTTCACCTCGCTGCCGATGCGCTCCAGCTCGTCCGAACCGGAGGATTCGTAACGCGCGGAGAGATCGCCCTTTTCGGCGCGGTCCAGGACGGTAAGGATGCGGTTGACCCGGCCGGTCATGCCGAGCCCGGTCAAGGCCCCGGCGGCCACGGCCAGCATGGCGGCGGCCGCGCCGGTCCACAGCAGGATCGAACGCAACGAGGCCACGGCCTGAAGCGTCGCGGGGGACTGCGCGGCGGTTTCCAGCGCGGTGGAGGAAGCGAGCCAGGCCGGGAGCCAAACGGCCAGGATGAGGATGACGGAGAAAAGGGAAAGAGCCTGCATCTTCTGTTTGAGGGACATGACAAATTACCTCTATTGTAAAATTGCAGGCAGGTCCGGCAGTACTAATTTCCGGGCGGAGAAGAGTCAAGAGTCCATGCGCAGGCGGTCTTCCAGGGAGGGGTCGAGGTCCACGAGCAGGGTCTTGGCGCTGTCCAGGCGGACCTGGCCCAGGGCCGCGCCCTTCATCTTGCGCACCTCCCGGGCCTGGGCATAGAGCACGTTGGCCTTAGAGTCGCCCGCGCGCCAGCTGGAGAGCCCCGCCAGGATGGCCGCCTGGACCAGCGTGGATTCCGGAATATCCTGGCCGGGATGGTCGCGCTTGACGATGACGTGGGCTCCCGGTCCTCCCTCAGCGTGGAGCCAGTAATCGAAGGGACTGGCCAGTTCGGAGAGTAGCTTGTGGTTGGCGGCGCTGTTCTTGCCGCGCAGGATGACGAACCCGTCGCTGGAGCGAAAGCGGTGCAGGGGAATGGCCGATCCCCGGCCGTACGGGACTGGCTTGGCGGGCTTGGCCGAACCTTGCGCCTGCCTAGGCCGGACCGGTGCGGGCAGGCCGTCCTCGGCTTCGCGGCGCAAGCGCTCCACGTGCAGCTGCCCTCGCCTGCCCTTGGCGGCCTTGCGGAAGAACCGCTCCATGTTTTCCAGAATTGTCAACGAAGGATCAAGGGGCACGGCCATGGGGCCGTGCTCGGGGTGGGAAAGCTCCAGCGGGCCGGACTTGGCCTTGGGGTCCAGAGCGGAAAGGTTGGCGGCCACCGCCTCGCCGTAAAGATGCTGGGCGGCCAGGCCCTCCAGCCTGCGCTGGTCCTGATCCAAAGCCGAGAGGCGCTTCTTCCTGCGGACCTCCGCCCGCTTCGGCTCCTCGCCGGGAGGGGCCAGGGCGGCGAAATAGGCCGTGCGGCCATAGGCCAGGGCGGCCTCCAGAGCGTTCTTGAAACGCACCGATTCCCGGCCGGGAAGCCAGGGCAGCGGACCCTCCCCGGGCCGCGCCGCCTCTTTGCTTTCACCCAGGAAGAATCCGGCGGAACGACCGTCTAGAAACGCATCTAGAAACGCCTGCCGGTCCTCGGGATCTTCGCGCTCCAGGGCCCGGCGCAGGCTGCGCGGGCAGGCGGGGTCCTCCAACGCTTCCCGGGGAGAATCCCACCTGGGCTCAAGGGTGAAATCGTCCGGCAGGCTGTCGAGCACCACCGGGTCGTCCTCCATGGTCACGAACAGCCAGCGCCCTTCGCCCGGGGAAAGCTCAAGCGCCAGGCGCTTGCGGGGCCAGTCGAAGCGGCCGCCCACGACCTTGCGCCCGCGCAGGCGTTTGCGCAGCCACATTGCCTTGGCGGGCGGTTGCAGAGGATTGGCCGGCTTTTCAGGCGAAAGGAACAGGACGCCGTCGCGGGGATCGACCCGCGCCAGCAGGAATTTGCACTCCGGAGGGGAATCGTCGCGAAGACTCACGGGAGGCGTAAATACGAACGTCCAGAAGCCAGGGGCCGGACTGAAGACCGTATCGAAGCGGACGCCACCGAGGACGCGGATGAGTTCAGGCCCGAGATGCCTGAAAAAGGCGACGTCCATTTATTCTTTATAATGTAGGACTATTCGCCCCGCAAATCTTCGTCGGCCTCCTGGCGGGCCTTGCACTTGATGCACAGGGTCGTGACCGGGCGGGCCTTGAGCCTGGGCACGCTGATATCCTCGCCGCATTCCTCGCAGATGCCATAGGTGCCGTCCTCGATGCGCTCAAGGGCTTCCTGGATCTTGCGGATGAGCTTGCGCTCGCGGTCGCGCAGGCGAAGGGTGAAGGCACGGTCCGACTCGGCCGTGGCCCGGTCCGCCGGATCGGCGTAGACCTCAACCGTGTCGGTCATGTCTTCAATGGTCTCCTCGCCTTTCTTGAGGATGTCTTGAAGAGAATCGTTCAGATACTGCCGGAAGAAATCCAAATCTTTCTGTTCCATAGAGAGAACCTCCGGAGAACGCCTGACCCGAAGGGCGGCGAAGTGAGTCCCCTTAATGGATTTGCGGTCGGAGGTAAAGTGCCTGACCGACTGTGTTTACGCCGTGGACTCTTTTTTATGCGCCTTCCTAAATAAGAACTGATTAGGCTTTTGCAACTTCCCGGTCGCGATCGGGCACCGGAAGCGCCTTTTCGCACGCTCGAGGCCCCCTGCCCCCGGCGCAGCGCGTCCAAAAGACAAAAAATCATGCCGCCTATCTGCTCGAAAACTCATGTGAAACAGGAACTTAACGAATTATTTCCAACTTGGCGCTTGACATCCCGGCCTCGTCCATTTAGAAGCGCCTCTCACCACGAGCGGGAGTAACTCAGTGGTAGAGTGCAACCTTGCCAAGGTTGAAGTCGCGGGTTCAAATCCCGTCTCCCGCTCCACCTCCCCCTCGGGGGAATTTTTTTTGCTTCCCCGGAAGCTGTTGACAGTGAAGCCGAACTTCCCTAAATACAGCTTCCCTTTGAGCGAGGCGGCATAGCCAAGTGGTAAGGCAGAGGTCTGCAAAACCTCCATTCTCCGGTTCAAATCCGGATGCCGCCTCCAGTTTTGCGGGAGTAACTCAGTGGTAGAGTGCAACCTTGCCAAGGTTGAAGTCGCGGGTTCAAATCCCGTCTCCCGCTCCACCAGTCCAGCCAAGGCCGGCGCCTCAGAGCGTCCGGCCTTTTTCTTTTTCCGTCCGGCCGGCGCCGGACGCCACGCCAGGAGACGGACCCCATGACCCCTGATCCACGCATGTTGGAAGCCGCGCTGTCCCCCGCCACCACCCTGGACGACATCATGGCCCTGGCCGGATCCCGCTATCCGGTGGCCTTCGAGACCGTCTCCCTGGGGCAGATGGACATCGAACTCCTCCAGATCGCCGACCTTTCCGAATACATCGACAGGCTCGTGGAGACCGCCCCGGCTGGGCAGAAGATATCCCTGCCCTTCTGGGCCAAGCTCTGGCCCGCGTCGTTCCCGCTGGCCATGTTGATCTCGCGCCTCACCCCGGCCCCCGGCGGCCGCATGCTGGAGTTGGGCGCGGGGCTCGGCCTGTGCGGCCTGGCTGCGGCCAAGCGCGGATTCTCGGCCCTCATCACCGACATCGAGCCCGAGGCGCTCCTGTTCATCCGGGCGGCCATCCTGAAGAACGGCCTGGACGCCCAGGCCAGGCCAGGCGTCTTGGACATGACCGCTCCCGTGCTCGACGAGACCTTCGATGTCATCGCCGGGTCCGAGGCGCTCTATATGCCGCAGCTCCACGAGCCCCTGGCCGATTTCCTGGGCGGACACGCGACCACGGCTCCTGAAGCACAGGTGCTTCTCTCCTGCGACCAGTGCCGCGAGGCCGCGCCCTTCTTCGCGCGGGCCAGCCGGGATTTCCTCATCCAGCGTACCCAGTCCACCTGCCGTTCCGACGGCGGCGAATCACAAACCTGCGTGCTGTACCGCATGCGGAGACGTACCAATGCGTAAACTTCAAAGCACCCCCAAGGGCTACACGTCCGATTCCGACAAACTCTGCACTCCGGCCCAGACCGTGGCCCGGGTGAAGGCTCTTTTCGAAGGCCACGGCGGTATCCTGGCCGAACTGCGCCGCACCGACACCGGGCGCCTGGGCATCCCCGTCTATTTGAGCATCTGCGGCGCCCAGGCCCGGGGGGTGATGCCCACCCGCAAGCAGATGGGCAAGGGCGCGTCCCCGGCCCAGGCCGAGGCGTCGGCCTTGATGGAACTGGCCGAGCGCTTCAGCTATTTCAGCTTCTGGGCCGACGAGGACAACTTCGTCAGCGCCACTTGGTCCCAGGCGCAGGCTCTGTGGCCGGGCAAGGTCATTCCCATCGCCGAGATTCTCCAGTCCGTTCATGACACGCTCTCCGAGGAGCAGGCGCAAGCCCTCATGGACCTCATCCCGTGGCGTTTCTATCCCGCCACCCGGGTGCTGGACGGCGAAGAGGTCATGGTGCCCCTGGACTGGTTCAAGAAGCTCAACGAATTCAACGGATCATCCGCTGGAAACTGCCTGGAGGAGTCCATCCTCCAGGGGGCGTGCGAGCTGGTGGAGCGCCACGTGAGCGCCGTGGTGGACCGCGAGGAGCCCAAGCTCCCCACCATCCGCACCCATGGCTTCTCCGACCCCGTGCTGCGGGAACTGGTGGAAGCCTTCGAGCGCAATGGCATCAGGATCTGGCTCAAGGACTTCAGCCTGGACATGCCAGCGCCCACCGTGGGAGCCCTGGCCTACGACCCGTCCACGCTCGGCATCAAGAGCGAGATCGTCTTCACCGCTGGCACTGCAAGCTCGCCGCTCAAGGCCGCCGTGCGGGCCGTGACCGAGATCGCGCAGCTGGCCGGCGACTTCGAGACGGGCAGCAACTACGAGGCGTCGGGCCTGCGCAAGTTCACCCAGTTGGGAGAGACCTCCTGGGTGGCGGAAGGCCCGCAGACTGACCTGGAACGCCTACCGAGCCTGGAGCGCGCGGACATGCTCCATGAGATCGAGGCCCTGGCCTCGGGACTCAAGCAGAAGGGCTACACCCTCTATACGGTGGAGACTACCCAGCCCCAGCTCGGCATCTCCACCAACTACAACTTCGTTCCGGGCTTTTTGTTCCGGGAAAGAACCCCCCGGGCCAGCCTGGGCATGTTCGTGGGCCGCATGCTGGCCGAGGAGGCCCCCGAGGAACTGGCCGGCCCGGGACTGGGCATCCTGGCTGAAATCTGCGCCGGGGAGCCCTACCTGCCCTTCTTCCAGGGCCTGTACGCCCTGCGCATGGGGGAAATCGAGGAGGCCATGGCCCTCTTCGAGAAGGCCGAGCCGCTCCAGGCCGACCCCGAGGAAGAGGCCATGACGGTCTTCTACAGAGCCTACGGGCTCTCCAGGCTCGATCAATGGGACCAGGTGGAGGCGCTACTGGGCAAGGCCATCGACATGAGCCCCGAGGTCAAGGAATACTACAACCTCCGGGGCGTGGCCCGCTTCAAGGCGGGCAGGTACGCCGACGCCGCGGCCGACTTCGAGGCGGCCCTGGCCCTGGACTCCGGTTCGGCCATGGACCTGGCCAACCTGGGACTTTGCCATAAGTTCCTAGGTCATGCGGACGCCGCGGCGGATTTCCTGGGCAAGGCCCTGGAGATGGACCCCGGCCTGGATTTCGCACGGGAACACCTGGCGCAAATCCGACCTGAGTGATTCCTTAGCAAAATCATTTGACAACACTTGGAATTGGCCTTTAAGACGTCACGAATTCGGGTGGGGACCACGTAAGGACGCCCGAGCGCTCTCCGAGCGCAAGGGCATCGGGTAAAGGACCCTCGTTCTTACCTGGTGTTCCAAAACAGCGGAACGCTGTTTAAAAATGGTTTGGAGCCCTCTTACGAGGGTCCGGCAACTCTGGGCAACCGACTGATTGTTCACAACGCCAAGGAGGATGGAGAATGGCCACTGTTGAATTCAAGGGCAAAACCTTCGAGGTCGACGAGGACGGATTCCTGCAGCGCTTTGAGGACTGGAACCCCGACTGGGTCGAGTACGTTAAGGAGTCCGAGGGCATCAAGGAACTTTCCGACGAGCACAACAAGGTGATCGAGTTCCTGCAGGACTACTACAAGAAGAACGGCATCGCCCCCATGGTCCGCATCCTCTCGAAGGTGACCGGATACAAGCTGAAGCACATCTATGAGCTGTTCCCCTCCGGCCCCGGCAAGGGAGCTTGTAAGATGGCCGGCCTGCCCAAGCCCACCGGCTGCGTGTAGTCCGTACCGCGCTTACGAAAGCGAAGCGGGGTTCCGAAAGGAACCCCGCTTTTTTTATTCCTGAACGTACAGGCGGTTTACCGGGCTCGGCGCCTATTTGCCCTTGCCCTTTCCCGCCGCGGGTTTGCCTCCGCCGGCCTTGGCCGGGACGGCCGCGCCCTTGCCGCTCGGCAACGCCTTGGGCGCGGGCTTGCCCTTTGCTGCCTTGGCCCCTCTTTTTGCGGCCTTGTCTTCCTCTTCCTTGAAGAGTTCCGCCCGGCGCTTCTCGAAGCTCACGGCGGTCTTGATGGCCGCCGCGGCCATGGCCACGATGCTCACGATGATCACCAGCCCCTTCTGCACCTGCCACTTCTGCCCCTCCAGGAGACCGGCCAGCCAGAACTGCCCCGTCTTCTGGGAGATGAAGATGAGTCCGGGAACCGCGATGAGCGACAAGGCCAGTCCGACCAGCTCGATCCACATGAAGCTCTTGCCCAGAAGCAGAACGAAAAGCGTGGCGTCGCGCACGATGCGAAGCGTCACCAGCCTGGCCCGCAGCAGGGTGATGGTGGCCTCGATTTCCTCGACATAGTCCTGGCTCTTGCGGAAATTCGTGGCCACCTGCAGGGACGAGGTGCGCATCCAGTTCAGCTTGGACGCGCATGAGTTGAAATCCTTGTTGAATTCGCGCAGAAGCTTGCCGAAGGGGAACCAGGCCGCTTCGTGGTGGATGTTCTTGAGCTCCTCATGAAGGTTCTTGAGCCGATGATCGATGGAGATGATCCCCTTCTCCACGGTCTGGTGCAGCTCCTTCTGCATGCCGTCGTACGCCTGGGCCAGGCGGTTGAAGCAGACGTAATTGTTGATCTTGGCCAGCTCGTCCAGGACCTTGGCATCCTCGAGGGCCTTTTTCAGGAATGGGTGGTCTTCCTTGAACCAGCTTTTGAGGTTCGCGGGCAGCCCGGGGAGGTGGGCGGCCTTTTCGTCCCGGAGGGCCATGGCCTCGCTCCAGGGCTTCCAGAGCGCGGAGAGAAGGTAGACCCGGCCGCGTTCCACCTCGGGGTCCAGGAGGACGCGGTTGAAGATGTTGGGATCGGAGCGCAAGAGGTCCATGAATTCGTGCAGCCCCTGGCTGGTGAAG
Coding sequences:
- a CDS encoding PhoH family protein, which gives rise to MAKNTCLERRLEFDDAGLARDLFGVHNANLAFVAEKTGVRADSRGSVLTLRGESIEVLDQVAEAMVSLYGMLKRGVPVSPRDIEPALAHLAKAPGSGLCKLFEEKSFIVSPKKTITPRTATQRDYLGAIRASDLVFGVGPAGTGKTYLAVAMAVADLLARRVKRLVLTRPAVEAGEKLGFLPGDLMEKVNPYLRPLYDALHDMLDFQRVTEMLAEGVIEVAPLAFMRGRTLNDAFIILDEAQNTTPEQMKMFLTRLGFGSKAVVTGDVTQVDLPRGAPSGLIEARTILTGVPGLEFVYFNEEDVIRHPLVGRIVQAYERHTQPSETK
- a CDS encoding methyl-accepting chemotaxis protein encodes the protein MSLKQKMQALSLFSVILILAVWLPAWLASSTALETAAQSPATLQAVASLRSILLWTGAAAAMLAVAAGALTGLGMTGRVNRILTVLDRAEKGDLSARYESSGSDELERIGSEVNTLLGKVRELFEKAAEHEAQAIDSAGQCRLAMDQAAEARLRAENSRRQGMAGASGTLRKVVGEIQDVAGRLSSEVDKTASGARGQAEMVIQAAAAVEQLDQAVMEAARNASGAAELAERARDRAEHGARVVEGVLSSITGAYNRTMELKGVVEELGGRAQSIGRIMTVISDIADQTNLLALNAAIEAARAGEAGRGFAVVADEVRKLAEKTMAATREVGEVIDAIQTGARGAVTGMEHAASEVEMATGQARQSGEALGEIVSIVEATADQVRSIATAAEQQSAASTHIGRTVNTVSETSSDTLDGMTRCEQGLDTLIEQVRALANLNCVFTLLGQGTVQELIETMARSADLASMDRQRMESGLKQAMAQNAYLELAYITGTDGRQVVSNIPQAGFAAQYDGTGFGKDWSSRPWFTGAMKSKDIFISEVYVSSASQEPCITVSRPIEDGNGKVLGVLGLDVKLH
- a CDS encoding NFACT RNA binding domain-containing protein, with the protein product MDVAFFRHLGPELIRVLGGVRFDTVFSPAPGFWTFVFTPPVSLRDDSPPECKFLLARVDPRDGVLFLSPEKPANPLQPPAKAMWLRKRLRGRKVVGGRFDWPRKRLALELSPGEGRWLFVTMEDDPVVLDSLPDDFTLEPRWDSPREALEDPACPRSLRRALEREDPEDRQAFLDAFLDGRSAGFFLGESKEAARPGEGPLPWLPGRESVRFKNALEAALAYGRTAYFAALAPPGEEPKRAEVRRKKRLSALDQDQRRLEGLAAQHLYGEAVAANLSALDPKAKSGPLELSHPEHGPMAVPLDPSLTILENMERFFRKAAKGRRGQLHVERLRREAEDGLPAPVRPRQAQGSAKPAKPVPYGRGSAIPLHRFRSSDGFVILRGKNSAANHKLLSELASPFDYWLHAEGGPGAHVIVKRDHPGQDIPESTLVQAAILAGLSSWRAGDSKANVLYAQAREVRKMKGAALGQVRLDSAKTLLVDLDPSLEDRLRMDS
- the dksA gene encoding RNA polymerase-binding protein DksA — translated: MEQKDLDFFRQYLNDSLQDILKKGEETIEDMTDTVEVYADPADRATAESDRAFTLRLRDRERKLIRKIQEALERIEDGTYGICEECGEDISVPRLKARPVTTLCIKCKARQEADEDLRGE
- a CDS encoding class I SAM-dependent methyltransferase, with amino-acid sequence MTPDPRMLEAALSPATTLDDIMALAGSRYPVAFETVSLGQMDIELLQIADLSEYIDRLVETAPAGQKISLPFWAKLWPASFPLAMLISRLTPAPGGRMLELGAGLGLCGLAAAKRGFSALITDIEPEALLFIRAAILKNGLDAQARPGVLDMTAPVLDETFDVIAGSEALYMPQLHEPLADFLGGHATTAPEAQVLLSCDQCREAAPFFARASRDFLIQRTQSTCRSDGGESQTCVLYRMRRRTNA
- a CDS encoding YcaO-like family protein; translation: MRKLQSTPKGYTSDSDKLCTPAQTVARVKALFEGHGGILAELRRTDTGRLGIPVYLSICGAQARGVMPTRKQMGKGASPAQAEASALMELAERFSYFSFWADEDNFVSATWSQAQALWPGKVIPIAEILQSVHDTLSEEQAQALMDLIPWRFYPATRVLDGEEVMVPLDWFKKLNEFNGSSAGNCLEESILQGACELVERHVSAVVDREEPKLPTIRTHGFSDPVLRELVEAFERNGIRIWLKDFSLDMPAPTVGALAYDPSTLGIKSEIVFTAGTASSPLKAAVRAVTEIAQLAGDFETGSNYEASGLRKFTQLGETSWVAEGPQTDLERLPSLERADMLHEIEALASGLKQKGYTLYTVETTQPQLGISTNYNFVPGFLFRERTPRASLGMFVGRMLAEEAPEELAGPGLGILAEICAGEPYLPFFQGLYALRMGEIEEAMALFEKAEPLQADPEEEAMTVFYRAYGLSRLDQWDQVEALLGKAIDMSPEVKEYYNLRGVARFKAGRYADAAADFEAALALDSGSAMDLANLGLCHKFLGHADAAADFLGKALEMDPGLDFAREHLAQIRPE
- a CDS encoding TusE/DsrC/DsvC family sulfur relay protein codes for the protein MATVEFKGKTFEVDEDGFLQRFEDWNPDWVEYVKESEGIKELSDEHNKVIEFLQDYYKKNGIAPMVRILSKVTGYKLKHIYELFPSGPGKGACKMAGLPKPTGCV